The following proteins are encoded in a genomic region of Hemiscyllium ocellatum isolate sHemOce1 chromosome 23, sHemOce1.pat.X.cur, whole genome shotgun sequence:
- the rint1 gene encoding RAD50-interacting protein 1 isoform X2, with protein MTNSVSDAASTLVSMAELDIKLKESSCTHLLNFIRSTVKFWHKILKDRLTNDFEEVLKQLHWPLIGPPQSQIPALASTANSAEFNNNLETLFIQLLKLQTSDELVTKQKQLPEKYEIPPSLPIAIPIQLMLLPLQKRFKYHFSGNRQTNLINKPEWYLTQVLMWIGNHIKFFEEKIQPIVDKTGSSLDAKLEFSRGLVMLVLEKMSADIPKLLYDDNLFCHVVDEILLFEKELHSAYGYPNNLPSCMHILSEETCFQKWLTVERKFALEKMDSVLSSETAWTSQYKDIVDVDEMKAPDCAETFMTLLLVITDRYKNLPTAARKLQFLELQKELIDDFRIRLTQVMKEETHSPLGSRYCAILNAVNYIAAVLADWADNVFFLQLQQAALEVCGVSNTLTELQLGQLASLESSVFDNMIDLLERLRCDMLTRQVEHVFREVKDKAKPYKKERWLFLPSQSDQAVMCLSSSACPMLLTLRDLLLQLEQELCHSLFKSCWQMLAEKLDLFIYQDIILANHFNEGGSAQLQFDMTRNLFPLFAHYCKRPENYFKQVKEACVILNLNVGSALLLRDVLQTNSGNVIDAGACSDWHTATAALNELGVYKLAPQDVEILLNLRTNWPSTGNK; from the exons ATGACTAATAGTGTATCAGATGCTGCCAGTACCCTGGTTTCCATGGCAGAATTAGATATAAAGCTTAAAGAGTCATCTTGTACTCATCTGCTCAACTTCATAAGATCCACGGTCAAATTCTGGCACAAAATTCTCAAGGACAGACTAACTAA TGATTTTGAAGAAGTCTTAAAGCAACTGCATTGGCCTTTGATTGGGCCTCCACAGTCCCAGATTCCTGCCTTGGCATCAACCGCAAACTCGGCAGAATTCAACAATAACTTGGAAACACtttttattcagcttctgaagttACAGACATC AGATGAGCTGGTAACTAAACAAAAACAACtaccagagaagtatgaaattCCTCCTTCCTTACCTATTGCAATTCCCATACAGCTCATGTTACTACcgttgcagaagagatttaaatacCACTTTTCTGGGAACAGACAAACCAATTTGATAAACAAG CCAGAGTGGTATCTGACACAAGTGCTTATGTGGATTGGAAATCATATTAAATTTTTTGAAGagaaaattcagcccattgtggataAAACAGGCTCATCTTTGGACGCTAAG CTGGAGTTCTCACGGGGTCTAGTGATGTTGGTTTTGGAGAAGATGTCTGCTGATATTCCCAAGCTCCTCTATGATGATAACCTGTTTTGCCACGTGGTAGATGAAATCTTGTTGTTTGAGAAAGAGCTGCATAGTGCCTATGGTTATCCCAACAACCTCCCAAGCTGTATGCATATCCTTTCAGAAGAGACCTGCTTTCAGAAATGGTTGACAGTGGAAAGAAAAT TTGCTTTAGAAAAGATGGACTCTGTCTTGTCTTCAGAGACTGCTTGGACATCTCAGTATAAGGATATTGTTGATGTAGATGAGATGAAAGCTCCAGATTGTGCTGAAACATTCATGACACTTCTTCTAGTTATTACAG ACCGGTACAAGAATCTTCCCACTGCTGCTCGAAAACTGCAGTTTTTGGAACTACAGAAGGAACTGATTGATGATTTCAGGATTCGTCTGACTCAAGTAATGAAGGAGGAGACCCATTCTCCTCTAGGATCCCGTTACTGTGCGATTTTGAATGCTGTAAACTATATAGCAGCAGTTTTAGCAGATTGGGCAGACAATGTG TTCTTCTTGCAGCTTCAGCAAGCAGCACTTGAGGTTTGTGGAGTGAGCAACACCTTGACTGAATTACAGCTCGGCCAGCTGGCCTCTCTTGAAAGCTCTGTCTTTGATAATATGATTGATTTGCTGGAGCGCCTGCGATGTGATATGTTGACACGACAAGTAGAGCATGTCTTCAGAGAAGTGAAGGACAAAGCAAAACCATATAAGAAAGAAAG GTGGTTGTTTTTGCCATCACAGTCAGATCAAGCTGTCATGTGTTTGTCGAGTTCAGCTTGTCCAATGTTACTGACTCTTCGAGATCTGTTGTTGCAATTGGAGCAGGAGCTCTGtcactccctttttaaatcttgttgGCAAATGCTTGCTGAGAAACTGGACTTGTTCATCTACCAGGAT ATTATCCTAGCAAATCACTTCAATGAAGGTGGATCAGCACAACTGCAGTTTGATATGACTCGGAATCTTTTCCCATTGTTTGCCCATTATTGCAAAAGACCAGAAAACTACTTTAAACA AGTGAAAGAAGCTTGTGTCATCCTGAATCTGAATGTTGGATCGGCGCTGCTGTTACGTGATGTGCTACAGACTAACTCTGGCAATGTGATTGATGCAGGTGCTTGCTCTGATTGGCACACAGCTACAGCAGCTTTGAATGAACTTGGAGTTTATAAACTGGCCCCACAAGATGTTGAGATCCTGTTGAATTTAAGGACAAACTGGCCTAGTACAGGAAATAAGTGA
- the rint1 gene encoding RAD50-interacting protein 1 isoform X1 yields MAAEVEESAELAQYVTEFIEKEFAEVPTSLKKLPRLIEELALCKRNLEEQVLTVSSEVPKKIENAYKKAENAKRLLNILLEKNSTLAKSISNHLLTAHPLMEELKVLIGQIEEIERHLWYLKWISQIEELSNCIQQHLMTNSVSDAASTLVSMAELDIKLKESSCTHLLNFIRSTVKFWHKILKDRLTNDFEEVLKQLHWPLIGPPQSQIPALASTANSAEFNNNLETLFIQLLKLQTSDELVTKQKQLPEKYEIPPSLPIAIPIQLMLLPLQKRFKYHFSGNRQTNLINKPEWYLTQVLMWIGNHIKFFEEKIQPIVDKTGSSLDAKLEFSRGLVMLVLEKMSADIPKLLYDDNLFCHVVDEILLFEKELHSAYGYPNNLPSCMHILSEETCFQKWLTVERKFALEKMDSVLSSETAWTSQYKDIVDVDEMKAPDCAETFMTLLLVITDRYKNLPTAARKLQFLELQKELIDDFRIRLTQVMKEETHSPLGSRYCAILNAVNYIAAVLADWADNVFFLQLQQAALEVCGVSNTLTELQLGQLASLESSVFDNMIDLLERLRCDMLTRQVEHVFREVKDKAKPYKKERWLFLPSQSDQAVMCLSSSACPMLLTLRDLLLQLEQELCHSLFKSCWQMLAEKLDLFIYQDIILANHFNEGGSAQLQFDMTRNLFPLFAHYCKRPENYFKQVKEACVILNLNVGSALLLRDVLQTNSGNVIDAGACSDWHTATAALNELGVYKLAPQDVEILLNLRTNWPSTGNK; encoded by the exons ATGGCGGCGGAGGTTGAGGAGAGCGCTGAGTTAGCTCAGTATGTGACCGAATTCATTGAAAAAGAGTTCGCGGAGGTCCCGACATCATTAAAGAAGCTCCCCAGACTAATAGAGGAGCTAGCCCTGTGTAAAAGAAACCTGGAGGAGCAG GTTCTTACTGTCTCATCAGAAGtaccaaaaaaaattgaaaatgcatACAAGAAGGCTGAAAACGCCAAAAGATTACTCAATATCTTGCTTGAGAAAAACTCAACCTTAGCTAAATCAATTAGCAATCATCTACTAACAGCCCATCCTTTAATGGAAGAACTGAAAGTATTGATTGGTCAGATTGAGGAAATTGAACGACACCTTTGGTACTTGAAATGGATTTCACAAATAGAAGAGTTAAG CAATTGCATTCAGCAGCACCTCATGACTAATAGTGTATCAGATGCTGCCAGTACCCTGGTTTCCATGGCAGAATTAGATATAAAGCTTAAAGAGTCATCTTGTACTCATCTGCTCAACTTCATAAGATCCACGGTCAAATTCTGGCACAAAATTCTCAAGGACAGACTAACTAA TGATTTTGAAGAAGTCTTAAAGCAACTGCATTGGCCTTTGATTGGGCCTCCACAGTCCCAGATTCCTGCCTTGGCATCAACCGCAAACTCGGCAGAATTCAACAATAACTTGGAAACACtttttattcagcttctgaagttACAGACATC AGATGAGCTGGTAACTAAACAAAAACAACtaccagagaagtatgaaattCCTCCTTCCTTACCTATTGCAATTCCCATACAGCTCATGTTACTACcgttgcagaagagatttaaatacCACTTTTCTGGGAACAGACAAACCAATTTGATAAACAAG CCAGAGTGGTATCTGACACAAGTGCTTATGTGGATTGGAAATCATATTAAATTTTTTGAAGagaaaattcagcccattgtggataAAACAGGCTCATCTTTGGACGCTAAG CTGGAGTTCTCACGGGGTCTAGTGATGTTGGTTTTGGAGAAGATGTCTGCTGATATTCCCAAGCTCCTCTATGATGATAACCTGTTTTGCCACGTGGTAGATGAAATCTTGTTGTTTGAGAAAGAGCTGCATAGTGCCTATGGTTATCCCAACAACCTCCCAAGCTGTATGCATATCCTTTCAGAAGAGACCTGCTTTCAGAAATGGTTGACAGTGGAAAGAAAAT TTGCTTTAGAAAAGATGGACTCTGTCTTGTCTTCAGAGACTGCTTGGACATCTCAGTATAAGGATATTGTTGATGTAGATGAGATGAAAGCTCCAGATTGTGCTGAAACATTCATGACACTTCTTCTAGTTATTACAG ACCGGTACAAGAATCTTCCCACTGCTGCTCGAAAACTGCAGTTTTTGGAACTACAGAAGGAACTGATTGATGATTTCAGGATTCGTCTGACTCAAGTAATGAAGGAGGAGACCCATTCTCCTCTAGGATCCCGTTACTGTGCGATTTTGAATGCTGTAAACTATATAGCAGCAGTTTTAGCAGATTGGGCAGACAATGTG TTCTTCTTGCAGCTTCAGCAAGCAGCACTTGAGGTTTGTGGAGTGAGCAACACCTTGACTGAATTACAGCTCGGCCAGCTGGCCTCTCTTGAAAGCTCTGTCTTTGATAATATGATTGATTTGCTGGAGCGCCTGCGATGTGATATGTTGACACGACAAGTAGAGCATGTCTTCAGAGAAGTGAAGGACAAAGCAAAACCATATAAGAAAGAAAG GTGGTTGTTTTTGCCATCACAGTCAGATCAAGCTGTCATGTGTTTGTCGAGTTCAGCTTGTCCAATGTTACTGACTCTTCGAGATCTGTTGTTGCAATTGGAGCAGGAGCTCTGtcactccctttttaaatcttgttgGCAAATGCTTGCTGAGAAACTGGACTTGTTCATCTACCAGGAT ATTATCCTAGCAAATCACTTCAATGAAGGTGGATCAGCACAACTGCAGTTTGATATGACTCGGAATCTTTTCCCATTGTTTGCCCATTATTGCAAAAGACCAGAAAACTACTTTAAACA AGTGAAAGAAGCTTGTGTCATCCTGAATCTGAATGTTGGATCGGCGCTGCTGTTACGTGATGTGCTACAGACTAACTCTGGCAATGTGATTGATGCAGGTGCTTGCTCTGATTGGCACACAGCTACAGCAGCTTTGAATGAACTTGGAGTTTATAAACTGGCCCCACAAGATGTTGAGATCCTGTTGAATTTAAGGACAAACTGGCCTAGTACAGGAAATAAGTGA